The genomic interval GAATGGCCCGCGGGCTTGGCATCGGCCTGATCGTCACCCTGCTGTCGCTGGCGTTTACCAGTCTGACCATTCACAGTCTGCCGATGATGGTGGTGACGGTGTTTCTGACGTCTGCGTTGTTTTCCCTTGGCGGTTTTATCAACGCCATGCTGGCCACGAAGTTCGACGACATCTCCATCGTGCCGACCTTCGTGCTGACACCGCTGACTTATTTGGGCGGTGTTTTCTACAGTATCGATATGCTGCCGGAGTTCTGGCAGGGCGTGTCCATGGCCAACCCGATTCTGTACATGGTTAATGGTTTCCGGTTTGGTATTCTCGGGGTCTCGGACGTTAATCCGTTCGTATCTCTTGGTATGATTCTGGTCTTTATTTCCCTGCTGGCGTTCATTGCCCTGAAAATGCTGGCCCGGGGCAAAGGCATCCGTCACTGATCTCAGGAAGTTTTATGGCGCTTCAAAACGCACCGCTGGGGAAGGCCAGCGAATACCCGGATCGGTACGATCCGTCTCTGCTATTTCCGGTTGCCCGGGACGAAAACCGTCGCCGGATTGGGCTGGGCGATGGTCGCTGGCCATGGTTTGGAGAAGATCTATGGCAGGCCTGGGAAGTGTCCTGGCTTCGTTTAAGTGGTGTGCCGGCAGTAGCTTGGGCGGAAATCCGATTTCCGGCCGCATCGCCGTCCATCATTGAATCCAAGTCCCTCAAGCTGTACCTGAATTCGTTCAACCAGAGCGCCTTTTCATCGCCTGAGCAGGTTGCCAAAACCATCACCGATGACCTTTCCAGCGCCTGCGGTGCCGCCGTTCAGGTTGATATGAAGAGCGTGGATGAGCCGGGTGATGCTTTTGGCAGGCCTCAGGGGTACGAGCTTATTGACGACGAGCCGGTCAGTGACGTGGTTTACGAGTATGCCCCGAAGTCGCTGAGTGCCAGCGATGAAGTCGTTACAGAGAAACTGTGTTCGCATCTCCTGAAGAGTAATTGTCCTGTGACTGGGCAGCCCGACTGGGCCACGCTCATGGTTAGCTATACTGGGCCAAAAATTGATCGGGCGGGACTGCTTAAATACGTTGTCAGTTTCCGGCAGAAGCAGGATTTCCACGAACACTGCGTGGAAACGGTGTTTACGGATCTAATGGCACAGTGCCAGCCGGAAAAGCTCATGGTATGTGCCCGCTATACACGAAGAGGCGGGTTGGATATCAATCCCTGGCGCGCCACCGAACCTGCACAGGAGAGCGGCGGCAGGCTGGTTCGTCAGTAGCGGCAGATTAAAGGAAAAGACGGGAGTGGGAGGGGCGCATTTGGAAAGATCTCAGGATGCGCCTTCTTCCTGGCGAAGCCGGTCGGCGGCATCCTCGAGGGCAGCCAGGATGGCCTCCCGTTCTTTCTCGGTCACCTTGTCCGAATCCAGGTACATGGCAAACCCATTATGCTCATGTTCGAGAAAGCTGCGGTGGGGCCCCATATCCCTGCGGAAATCGACCACTTCGTAAATGGGAACGGGTTTGCCGAAGCCCTTCACCGTAATCTCCCCTTTATCCCGGCACATGATCTTGTCTTTGATGAGCGAGAAGGTTTCGTAGGAGATCAGGATCTCACCAGGTTCGGCAAGCGATTCCAGTCGGCTGGCCAGATTCACTTCCTTGCCGATGATGGTGTAGTCCATCCGGTTTTCGGCGCCAAAGTTGCCCACAGTGGTATACCCGGTGCTAATCCCCATGCGGATCTGCAAGGGTGTCTTGATGCCCTGACTGCGCCATTTCTGACGCATGATCTTCATGTGTTTGCGCATCTCAACCGCCATTGAAACGCAGGCAAAGGCGTCCTCTCGTTGGCCACGGCTGGTGGGGTCGCCAAAGAACACCATGATCGAATCGCCGACGAATTTGTCGATGGTGCCGCCGTACTTCAGCGCCACTTCTGACATTTCGTTGAAGTAGTGGTTCAGGAGTTCTGTCAGCGCCTCCGGCTCCATTTCTTCCGACAGCTCTGTAAAACCCTTGATATCGGAAAAGAACACGGCCAGTTTCTTGCGCTGGGTTTCAAGCCGAACGTCGCGCTCACCGGTGAAAATCGATTGCCAGACCTGGGGTGACAGGTACTTGGACAGTTTGTGGGAGAGTGCGATGGATTGTTCGCGCTGATTCTGGATTTGGGTTTTGGCCAGCATCAGCGCCTGGGCCTGTTGGTGCGAATAGTAGGCAGTGAGGCAGATATAAAGGCCGGTGGCGCAAATGGCGAGAATGCTGGTCAGCAGTGGTGATTCCAGCGACTCGGAAGGCCCGACAATGGCGACGGAGGCCGCAATGGCCGCGGCCATAAAGATGCTGCCCAGAAACCATTGCCGGATGCCGCCAACGATAAGGCAGCTGAACATCAGCATCAGGACAACAGACACCGATGGTATGGCCACCAACCCGATACAACCAATAAAGGCGCCGCCAACCATGCAATCGAAAATCAGCATCTTATGACGGATACGGGGCGAGTGCTGGAGGAAGGTGCGGCGGGTCAGTGCGTGAGCGACGTGCGGCCAGGTCAGGGCGCCCGCCACCAGCCACAACAACCATTGCTCGAAGGCTCCCTGGAGCGCGCCAGTAACAATAATGACGGCAGTAGCAGTGTAGGCAAGAATCCGGCCGTTATAGTCCGGCATAGGAGGAATCACCACAGGATGATTGTGATGATCCATGGGCAATGCGCTGCTGGGGCTGCGCAGCTCCGGCGTTACGCTTACCATGCTAGAAGCGAATCCGGCCAATGAGCATATCCCTGAACATGACCCAATCGCCTGCAAGGCTGTACAGCGGATGTTTAAACGTAGCGGGTCGGTTTTTCTCAAACTTGAAATGGCCAACCCAGGCGAAGCCGTAACCAATGACCGGCACCAGCAGCAGCCACGCCAGCCTCCCGGACATTAGCGCCCAGGCTGTGACGATCAGAACCAACAGACTGCCAACGAAGTGAAGCCGACGACACGTAACGTCGCTGTGTTCTTCGAGGTAGTAAGGATAGAATTCGGAAAAGTTGTTAAACGTTTGTTGCTCACTCATGGTGCTGCTACTAAGTTGTTTTTAAATTTTTAGGTAGGCCGGACTACGACTAAAGGTTAGCAGTATTAGGTGTAACCCACAATTCACCTGAGCTCCAAACTATGACCAAGATTCCTGAAACCCTTATCCGATAGCGAGACGATATGACCGCAGTCAGCGAATTTCTGCTCAACCGGGCTTCCGAGCCAAGGCTGGAGGCACCGGCACCCGATTCTGAAACCCTGGAGCGAGCCTTTGCCTGTGCCGCCCGGGCGCCTGATCATGCACTCCTTCGCCCCTGGCGCTACCTGATCATCGAAGGCGAGGGGCTAAAGGCCCTGGGTGACCTGTTTGCGTCTACCTGTGCCAATAACAGTGACGAGCAGGCAATCGAAAAGCTGCGCAGGGCACCGCTGAGGGCGCCGATGGTTATCGTAGGAATTGCCTCTCCGACGCCCCATCCCAAGGTGCCGGAAGTTGAGCAGATTATGTCTGCAGCAGCCGGCATGAGTTTTCTGGAACTGGCCCTGCAGGAAGCCGGATTTGGTGTCATGTGGCGCACCGGGAGTCCGGCCTATCACACCCAGGTGCACCAGGGGCTGGGTCTCAGTGAGACCGAATCAATCGTCGGCTTTCTCTACACGGGTACGGTGTCGTCGGAAAAGCCTCCGGTGCCAAGGCCGGAAACCCCCGATTTTGTCCAGCACTGGAACGGCTGAGCCAGGCAGCTGATAGCGACCGCATCCCCCGGCCCGCTGGTCGGGGGAAACAGTTTGCCGCTTTCCCGAAGTAGTCATTGGTTTTGCCCCATCTTTTCAGTGCCTTCCTTGCCTCAATCCCTCGTTTCGCCGCTTCCTGGCTAGCTTTTCCAATTCTGGCATCTGCTTTGCTTTAACCCTGTCAAAGAGCACAACCGGCAATTTTGGCCGGCAGACGAGTGCAGAATTTGGGAGGCAGTATGGCAATTTCATTTGATAACGCTCTGGGAGTTCACGCTCAGGCGCTGGAAGCCCGGGTAAAGCGGGCGGAAGTGTTGGCGAACAACCTCGCCAATGCCGACACCCCGGGTTACAAGGCGCGGGACGTCGATTTCCAGGCGATGATGCAGAAAGCTCAGCAGAGCGTTTCCGGATTTGAAATGGCCAAGACGGACGATGGTCACATGGACACGTCCACAGAGTCTGCCAGCGGAGATCTGCTATACCGCACCCCGCACCAGCCATCACTGGACGGCAACACTGTTGACGCCCAGCAGGAGCAGTCCCGGTTCATGCGCAACGCCATGGATTACCAGGCCAGCTTCCAGTTTCTGAGCAGCAAATTTTCCGGGCTGACCAAAGCCATCAAGGGCGAGTAAGCCGCAGCGACGCGATTAGCGAAGGAGAGAGATCATGTCATTAGGCAGCATTTTTGACATCGCCGGGTCCGGCATGACCGCGCAGTCATTGCGGCTGAACACCACGGCTTCCAACATTGCCAATGCTGAAACCGCCAGTTCCAGTACCGAAGAAACCTACCGGGCACGCAAGCCGGTTTTTGCCGCCATCCAGCAGTCCATGCTTAACCCGGATCAGCAGAACCTTGGAATGGGCGGGCAGCAAGGTCCTGGTGCCGGTGTTCGTGTGGAGGGCGTGGTTGAGAGCCAGGCCGATCTGCAGATGCGTTATGAGCCGCAGCACCCTGCGGCCAACGAAGAGGGCTATGTGTTCTACCCGAACGTTAACGTGGTGGAAGAGATGGCCGACATGATGTCCTCCTCGCGCAGCTACCAAATGAACGTGGATATCATGAATACCGCCAAATCCATGATGCAGCGCATTCTGACGCTGGGTCAGCAGTAATCTGGTGAGGAGCACGCAATGAGCGCAATTAACGCAACAGACGCTTCCGATGTTCTGAGCCAGTACCAGCTCAAGCAACAGAGCGGTGCCGAGGGCAACAGTGAGCTCGGCAGAAACGAATTCATGGAGCTGATGCTGGCCCAGCTGAAAAATCAGAATCCGCTGGAGCCTCAGGACAACGGCGAATTTATCTCCCAGTTGGCCCAGTTCAGTTCACTGGAGGAAATGCAGAAGCTGTCCGGCAATGTTGACGATGTGGTTGGTCAGTTTCGCTCAACGCAGGCACTGCAGGCCTCGGCCATGGTCGGCAAGAGCGTGCTGGCACCGTCTCAGATTGGGGTGTTGGGGGCTGAGGGCGTGGTTGATGGAACCATTGAGGTACCGGCATCCACCGGTGGCCTGCGGCTTTCAGTTCAGAATCAGCAGGGCGAACTGGTGCGTCAGATTGACCTGGGTAGCAGTCCGGCGGGCGTGAAGTCGTTTAGCTGGGATGGCCAGGACGGCAACGGCAACCAATTGCCGCCGGGGCCTTACCGGATTGTTGCGGAAGCTTCCTATCCGGAAGGCCAGCAGCAACTGTCGACCATGGTTAGCGCCAACGTTGACAGCGTCTCCCTGGGCCAGGGCGGTTCAGTGACATTGAATCTCGCGGGTATGGGCTCGATCGCCCTGTCCGATGTCAAGCAAATTAACTAATACCGGTGTCAGACCAAGGGGTGAATCATGGCATTTAACACAGGGCTCAGTGGCCTCCGGGCAGCATCGGTGGATCTGGACGTCACCGGCAACAATATTGCCAACGCCAGTACCGTCGGTTTTAAAGGCAGCAAGGCGCAGTTTGGTGATCTTTACGCCAGCGGCTTTTTGGGTGCCGGAAACAGTACTGTGGGCGACGGCGTGCGCGTTCAGGACGTTAAGCAGTCTTTCAGTCAGGGCAATGTCAGTTTTACGGACAGCGGCCTGGACATGGCGATCAGTGGTGATGGCTTCTTCATCCTGAATAACGGTGGCGAGACTCGCTATTCACGGGCAGGGCAGTTCGGCATCGATAAGGACGGCTTTGTCACCAACAACCAGAACATGCGTGTTCAGGGCTTCACCGCCGATGGCGATGGTAATCTGTCCGGTATCCGTGGAGATTTGCAGGTATCAACCGACAATCTGGCGCCACGCCGTACCACCAGCCTGTCATCAGACCTGAACCTGGATTCCCGCGAGCCGGTACTCGAAACCCGGGTTCGGGATATTGGGCCGCTGGCGTTTACCGACATATCGGGTGAAACCTTCAATGTTCAGTACACCGACGGTACGCCTGACGTTTCGGTTGATCTGACGGCAGCGACCACCGCACGAGAAGCCGCTGCGGCCCTGAACAATGCTCCGGGATTGAGTGCGTCAGCCACGACCACGGCAACAACGGCTTTGGACGATGCCTACATTACCTCGGCCGGTGCGAGCAACTTTGCCTTCAGCCTCAGCGTTAATGGTGCTCCGTTGGCGCTGGATACCAGCAATATTACATCGCTGCAGGATCTGGTGGATTCCATCAATAACTCCAGCGAAACGTCGATTTCTGCGTCGGCCGTGGACGACGGTACCGGTACCAATGTCCTGCGCGTTATCCACAACCAGGGCGACACTCTGACCTACCGCTATGACGATGATGGCGAGCTGGGTACAGACACCGATGCGGATGTTTCAGTTCAGGGCGATATCAACGCCACGGCAGATCGTGTGGTAGCCGGCATTGTTGATCCCGCTGACGGTGATTTCGAGACGGCCTTCAACACCTCGCCGATTCGGATTACCAACGAGTTTAATCCCCAGGATCAGCGCACCTACAACCATGCGACCTCGACCACCATTTACGACAGCCTCGGTAACTCCCACGAGCTGACCCAGTTCTATGTGAAAGAGCCGTCTCCGGGTGCCGGTGTAGGTACCAGTGAGTGGTCGGTTTACGTTGAGATCGACGGTGAGCTGGTTGCTGGAACAGACACCACGCCGTTCACTGCGCGTTTCGACCAGAACGGTAACCTGCAGTCCATCGACGGTGATCCCGCCGGTGAGTTTGTGGTGGATGACTGGGTTCCGAAAGACAGCAACGGTCAGCCCAATGGCGCTGATGGTCCGCCCGCCGCTGGCACCGCGGTTGTGACACCGATTCCTGAGCCTCCCACATCGTCGGCGTTTGTGGTCAATCTGTCGGATACCACCCAGTATGGCGCTGCGTTTGGGGTCAATGACCAGCAGCAGAATGGTTACACCACGGGCCGGTTGTCCGGTCTGGATGTTTCGGGTACTGGTGTTATCTTTGCCCGGTACACCAATGGTCAATCCCAGTCGCTGGGACAGGTGGCTCTGGCGTCCTTCAACAACACCAACGGGCTGTCGCCGGTAGGGGATACCTCCTGGGTCGAGACCTTCGAGTCTGGACAGCCGATCTTTGGTGCTCCGGACACTGGCACCCTTGGTTCTATCCAGGCCAGTTCCGTTGAGGAATCCAACGTCGATCTGTCGGCAGAGCTGGTGAACCTGATCATTGCCCAGCGCAATTACCAGGCCAATGCCAAGACCATTGAAACCTCTGATGCGGTCACCCAGACCATCATCAACCTCCGCTAGACTTCTGCTTAACCCTTAAGCGATAAACATGGCACAACTCCTGCAGGAAGACTGGAAACAGTCAAAATTCCGGCAGGAGTTTTCCCATGGACAAAGCCCTCTATCTCGGTATGTCTGGCGCCAAGCAAAATATGCTGGGTCAGCGTGCCCACGCCAACAACCTGGCTAACGTCAGTACCACAGGGTTCAAGAAAGACTTCGCACAGGCTCGTAGCATGCCGGTGTATGGCGAATCCTATCCGACCCGTGCCTACGCCATGACCGAGCGGCCAGGTACCGACATGTCGGCCGGTGCCCTCATGGAGACCGGCCGGAAACTTGACGTCGCCCTGGAAGGCGAAGGCTGGCTGGCCATCCAGAACAACGTCGGCGAAGAAGTCTTCACCCGTACCGGCAGCCTGCAGGTTGATGTAAATGGCCTGATGCGGTTGGCCGATGGCGAGCTGGTGCTTGGCAATGGTGGTCCGGTCGCGCTTCCCCCTTTTGAAAACGTTCAGATTGGTGCTGATGGCACCGTTTCGATTGTGCCCGTTGGAGGCGCTCCGGATGAGCTGGTTGAAGTGGATCGGCTCAAGCTGGTGAATCCGCCACTGGACGCGCTGGAAAAAGGGCCGGATGGTTTTATGCGGCGTCAGCCGGATCAGGCCATCGACGGCGCTGAGCCGCCGGACGCCAATCTGCGAGTGGCCACCGGGTTCCTGGAAAGCTCCAACGTTAATGCCGTGCAGGAAATGATTTCCAACCTTCAGCTGTCTCGGCAGTACGAGATGCAGGTGAAGGTGATGAGCACGGCTAAAGAAAATTCCGAAGCGGCGGCACGGCTGTTGCAGAACCTCTGATAACTATTGAAGACCATGGCCTGGTGGGCTGAAAGCGGCAAAACATGGCCGCTTCGACAGTCCCCCGGCAAGGAGAAAGAACATGCATCCAGCACTTTGGGTCAGCAAAACCGGGTTGAGCGCGCAGGACACCAACATGTCCACCATTTCCAACAACCTGGCCAACGTGAACACCACCGGCTTCAAGCGAGACCGCGCCGTGTTCCAGGATCTTCTGTACCAGATCGACCGTCAG from Marinobacter sp. LA51 carries:
- the queF gene encoding NADPH-dependent 7-cyano-7-deazaguanine reductase QueF (Catalyzes the NADPH-dependent reduction of 7-cyano-7-deazaguanine (preQ0) to 7-aminomethyl-7-deazaguanine (preQ1) in queuosine biosynthesis); translation: MALQNAPLGKASEYPDRYDPSLLFPVARDENRRRIGLGDGRWPWFGEDLWQAWEVSWLRLSGVPAVAWAEIRFPAASPSIIESKSLKLYLNSFNQSAFSSPEQVAKTITDDLSSACGAAVQVDMKSVDEPGDAFGRPQGYELIDDEPVSDVVYEYAPKSLSASDEVVTEKLCSHLLKSNCPVTGQPDWATLMVSYTGPKIDRAGLLKYVVSFRQKQDFHEHCVETVFTDLMAQCQPEKLMVCARYTRRGGLDINPWRATEPAQESGGRLVRQ
- the flgB gene encoding flagellar basal body rod protein FlgB, translating into MAISFDNALGVHAQALEARVKRAEVLANNLANADTPGYKARDVDFQAMMQKAQQSVSGFEMAKTDDGHMDTSTESASGDLLYRTPHQPSLDGNTVDAQQEQSRFMRNAMDYQASFQFLSSKFSGLTKAIKGE
- a CDS encoding ABC transporter permease; translation: MRAQALATAFNTIVTREIRRFTRIWAQTLLPPAVTMTLYFIIFGNLIGSRIGEMGGFDYMAFIVPGLIMMAVITNSYANVVSSFFSMKFQRSIEELLVSPVPNWVILAGYVCGGMARGLGIGLIVTLLSLAFTSLTIHSLPMMVVTVFLTSALFSLGGFINAMLATKFDDISIVPTFVLTPLTYLGGVFYSIDMLPEFWQGVSMANPILYMVNGFRFGILGVSDVNPFVSLGMILVFISLLAFIALKMLARGKGIRH
- the flgC gene encoding flagellar basal body rod protein FlgC, whose translation is MSLGSIFDIAGSGMTAQSLRLNTTASNIANAETASSSTEETYRARKPVFAAIQQSMLNPDQQNLGMGGQQGPGAGVRVEGVVESQADLQMRYEPQHPAANEEGYVFYPNVNVVEEMADMMSSSRSYQMNVDIMNTAKSMMQRILTLGQQ
- a CDS encoding nitroreductase family protein, which translates into the protein MTAVSEFLLNRASEPRLEAPAPDSETLERAFACAARAPDHALLRPWRYLIIEGEGLKALGDLFASTCANNSDEQAIEKLRRAPLRAPMVIVGIASPTPHPKVPEVEQIMSAAAGMSFLELALQEAGFGVMWRTGSPAYHTQVHQGLGLSETESIVGFLYTGTVSSEKPPVPRPETPDFVQHWNG
- a CDS encoding DUF962 domain-containing protein, producing MSEQQTFNNFSEFYPYYLEEHSDVTCRRLHFVGSLLVLIVTAWALMSGRLAWLLLVPVIGYGFAWVGHFKFEKNRPATFKHPLYSLAGDWVMFRDMLIGRIRF
- a CDS encoding flagellar hook protein FlgE, coding for MAFNTGLSGLRAASVDLDVTGNNIANASTVGFKGSKAQFGDLYASGFLGAGNSTVGDGVRVQDVKQSFSQGNVSFTDSGLDMAISGDGFFILNNGGETRYSRAGQFGIDKDGFVTNNQNMRVQGFTADGDGNLSGIRGDLQVSTDNLAPRRTTSLSSDLNLDSREPVLETRVRDIGPLAFTDISGETFNVQYTDGTPDVSVDLTAATTAREAAAALNNAPGLSASATTTATTALDDAYITSAGASNFAFSLSVNGAPLALDTSNITSLQDLVDSINNSSETSISASAVDDGTGTNVLRVIHNQGDTLTYRYDDDGELGTDTDADVSVQGDINATADRVVAGIVDPADGDFETAFNTSPIRITNEFNPQDQRTYNHATSTTIYDSLGNSHELTQFYVKEPSPGAGVGTSEWSVYVEIDGELVAGTDTTPFTARFDQNGNLQSIDGDPAGEFVVDDWVPKDSNGQPNGADGPPAAGTAVVTPIPEPPTSSAFVVNLSDTTQYGAAFGVNDQQQNGYTTGRLSGLDVSGTGVIFARYTNGQSQSLGQVALASFNNTNGLSPVGDTSWVETFESGQPIFGAPDTGTLGSIQASSVEESNVDLSAELVNLIIAQRNYQANAKTIETSDAVTQTIINLR
- a CDS encoding adenylate/guanylate cyclase domain-containing protein, which produces MVSVTPELRSPSSALPMDHHNHPVVIPPMPDYNGRILAYTATAVIIVTGALQGAFEQWLLWLVAGALTWPHVAHALTRRTFLQHSPRIRHKMLIFDCMVGGAFIGCIGLVAIPSVSVVLMLMFSCLIVGGIRQWFLGSIFMAAAIAASVAIVGPSESLESPLLTSILAICATGLYICLTAYYSHQQAQALMLAKTQIQNQREQSIALSHKLSKYLSPQVWQSIFTGERDVRLETQRKKLAVFFSDIKGFTELSEEMEPEALTELLNHYFNEMSEVALKYGGTIDKFVGDSIMVFFGDPTSRGQREDAFACVSMAVEMRKHMKIMRQKWRSQGIKTPLQIRMGISTGYTTVGNFGAENRMDYTIIGKEVNLASRLESLAEPGEILISYETFSLIKDKIMCRDKGEITVKGFGKPVPIYEVVDFRRDMGPHRSFLEHEHNGFAMYLDSDKVTEKEREAILAALEDAADRLRQEEGAS
- a CDS encoding flagellar basal body rod protein FlgF, whose translation is MDKALYLGMSGAKQNMLGQRAHANNLANVSTTGFKKDFAQARSMPVYGESYPTRAYAMTERPGTDMSAGALMETGRKLDVALEGEGWLAIQNNVGEEVFTRTGSLQVDVNGLMRLADGELVLGNGGPVALPPFENVQIGADGTVSIVPVGGAPDELVEVDRLKLVNPPLDALEKGPDGFMRRQPDQAIDGAEPPDANLRVATGFLESSNVNAVQEMISNLQLSRQYEMQVKVMSTAKENSEAAARLLQNL
- a CDS encoding flagellar hook assembly protein FlgD — translated: MSAINATDASDVLSQYQLKQQSGAEGNSELGRNEFMELMLAQLKNQNPLEPQDNGEFISQLAQFSSLEEMQKLSGNVDDVVGQFRSTQALQASAMVGKSVLAPSQIGVLGAEGVVDGTIEVPASTGGLRLSVQNQQGELVRQIDLGSSPAGVKSFSWDGQDGNGNQLPPGPYRIVAEASYPEGQQQLSTMVSANVDSVSLGQGGSVTLNLAGMGSIALSDVKQIN